One genomic segment of Methanofastidiosum sp. includes these proteins:
- a CDS encoding AMP-binding protein encodes MYEKKPWLKYYEDYIPESIDYPKKTMYGAVYDASMKYPDRIAYDFLDRTSTYKEFLHDIDRFANALYALGLRKGDRITICMPNCPQAIICLYAVNKIGGVTSMIHPLSPPKEVKFYLNISNSKYAITLDAFYYNFKDILGDTSVEKLILAKITDYLPPLKKIGFNLTTGRKIKKVSPDSKVFWWKDLMETDYPEIERAKIDTDELAVILYSGGTTGVPKGIELSNFNLNCLAMQACAQGPIVEDDSVLSILPIFHGFGLGVCVHTFLIDGGKCILVPKFSADTVLDLIKTKKPRYIAGVPTLYAALARNPKISKIDFSCIKGAFCGGDHLPHDIKIEFENAVAKSGGKVVLREGYGLTESVTGVTIMPKNTYRQGSVGIPISDIIIKIVKLGTFEEAPPGDEGEICVSGPTLMKGYLDHPEETEKTLKIHPDGRKWLHTGDAGYMDPDGFIYFKQRLKRIIISSGINVYPSQIEDILDSHPAVALSCAIGVPHPHKMTSVKAFVSLKDQSMESKEFAKELIEYCHEHLIKWSCPEEIEFRKELPLTLIGKVAYGVLEKEELEKRKNREMDKIPKGDAFPEPTIDISCSSSLTTPDNP; translated from the coding sequence ATGTACGAAAAAAAACCATGGTTAAAATACTATGAAGATTATATCCCTGAATCCATTGATTATCCTAAAAAAACTATGTATGGCGCCGTTTATGACGCCTCAATGAAATATCCAGATAGAATCGCCTACGACTTTTTAGATCGTACTTCAACTTACAAAGAGTTTCTACACGATATAGATCGGTTTGCCAATGCACTTTATGCTCTTGGCCTTAGAAAGGGCGATCGAATTACCATTTGCATGCCAAACTGTCCCCAGGCGATTATTTGTTTATATGCTGTAAACAAGATTGGTGGCGTAACAAGCATGATACACCCTCTTTCTCCGCCAAAGGAAGTAAAGTTTTACCTTAATATAAGCAACAGTAAGTATGCCATCACCCTTGATGCTTTTTATTATAATTTTAAAGACATACTGGGCGATACATCTGTTGAGAAACTTATTCTTGCAAAAATTACGGATTATTTGCCACCTTTAAAAAAGATCGGATTCAATCTTACAACTGGAAGAAAAATAAAAAAGGTTTCCCCAGACTCCAAAGTATTTTGGTGGAAAGACCTAATGGAAACGGATTACCCCGAAATAGAAAGGGCAAAAATAGACACTGATGAACTTGCAGTTATCCTTTATAGTGGTGGAACTACCGGAGTCCCTAAGGGTATTGAACTCTCAAACTTCAATCTAAACTGCCTCGCAATGCAGGCTTGCGCACAAGGGCCAATTGTAGAAGACGATTCAGTTCTTTCAATTCTACCCATATTTCACGGCTTTGGATTGGGTGTTTGTGTACACACATTTTTGATTGATGGCGGCAAATGTATATTAGTCCCTAAGTTCTCTGCAGACACAGTTTTGGATTTAATAAAAACAAAAAAACCAAGATATATCGCAGGTGTCCCAACTCTATACGCTGCACTTGCTAGAAATCCTAAGATCTCCAAGATTGATTTCAGCTGTATAAAGGGCGCATTTTGTGGAGGGGACCACCTACCTCACGACATAAAAATAGAGTTTGAAAATGCAGTTGCAAAGTCAGGAGGGAAAGTTGTCTTAAGAGAGGGTTACGGATTGACTGAATCTGTAACAGGCGTTACAATAATGCCTAAAAATACATATAGACAAGGAAGCGTAGGAATACCTATTTCTGACATTATTATTAAGATAGTTAAACTTGGTACCTTTGAAGAAGCCCCACCAGGAGACGAGGGCGAAATATGTGTCAGTGGCCCCACCCTAATGAAGGGATACCTAGATCATCCTGAGGAAACAGAGAAAACACTCAAAATTCATCCCGATGGAAGGAAATGGCTACACACGGGAGATGCAGGCTATATGGACCCTGACGGATTTATCTATTTTAAGCAGAGACTTAAACGAATTATTATATCCTCTGGAATTAATGTTTACCCGTCTCAAATCGAAGACATACTAGACAGCCACCCTGCAGTTGCTTTATCATGCGCTATCGGAGTCCCCCACCCACACAAAATGACAAGTGTTAAAGCTTTTGTATCACTAAAAGACCAATCTATGGAATCAAAAGAATTTGCAAAAGAACTCATCGAATACTGCCATGAACATTTGATAAAATGGAGTTGCCCAGAAGAGATTGAATTCAGAAAAGAATTACCTTTGACCTTAATAGGAAAAGTTGCTTATGGCGTCTTAGAAAAAGAAGAGCTAGAAAAAAGAAAGAATCGTGAAATGGATAAAATA
- a CDS encoding 2-oxo acid dehydrogenase subunit E2, translating to MAFGDRCDGKQIRTLSNYRRVYPFVMKTRTESAIYADFEFEVGKTLEYMEKANAGLSEKRIKFFHIFIASLVRTVAMRPQLNRFVMGRRIFQRNAIQISMIVKKKLDEESEYSNIKVTFDPRDTLDMVIQRMAKSLEYGRGDEKKHEEKEIDLLIKFPDFILRFIIWVWRGLDYYGILPASIVKDDPMYASIYVTNLGSLGLDSVFHHLFEYGNTSNFIALGKIHKAPVVDENDELKVKDVVRIGYTLDDRISEGIYFVKAIELFKNFMQNPEILENPPSEEDIKSFLIETEGK from the coding sequence ATGGCTTTTGGCGATAGATGCGATGGCAAACAGATAAGAACACTGTCCAATTATAGGCGAGTTTATCCATTTGTAATGAAAACAAGGACCGAATCTGCAATATATGCAGACTTTGAATTTGAAGTTGGCAAAACTTTGGAGTATATGGAAAAAGCAAATGCGGGGCTTAGCGAAAAAAGAATAAAATTTTTTCACATTTTCATTGCTTCTCTGGTCAGAACTGTTGCAATGAGGCCTCAGTTGAATAGATTTGTTATGGGTAGAAGAATATTTCAAAGAAATGCCATACAAATTTCAATGATTGTTAAGAAAAAATTGGATGAAGAATCAGAGTATTCTAATATTAAAGTTACTTTTGATCCAAGAGATACTTTGGATATGGTAATTCAACGAATGGCCAAGTCTCTTGAATATGGTAGAGGGGACGAAAAAAAGCATGAAGAAAAAGAGATAGATCTTCTTATCAAGTTCCCTGATTTTATATTAAGATTTATTATTTGGGTGTGGAGAGGTCTTGATTATTATGGAATTTTACCCGCTTCAATTGTCAAAGACGATCCAATGTATGCAAGTATTTATGTCACTAATCTCGGTAGTTTGGGGCTTGATTCAGTATTTCATCACCTGTTTGAATATGGCAATACCTCAAATTTCATAGCACTGGGCAAAATTCACAAAGCCCCTGTAGTTGATGAAAACGATGAATTAAAGGTAAAGGATGTGGTTAGAATAGGATACACACTGGATGATCGTATTAGTGAAGGGATATATTTTGTTAAAGCTATTGAACTATTCAAGAATTTTATGCAAAATCCTGAAATATTAGAAAATCCACCTTCTGAGGAAGATATTAAATCTTTTTTGATTGAGACGGAGGGAAAATAA
- a CDS encoding glycosyltransferase family 39 protein — translation MHIAMTRHRYILILILASVISLAYYVPHYGLIYDGGLYASLGYSLVSENGYYFNGYPGDVPPILPFFLALFIGIFGENGIYLVVPLFSIIHTILCFLILEKRVSTELSFLGSLYVFFTPIIFYDSINVIREIPLLTFVMASYLVFLWKDDSYKKHALLGILSGIAFLTKSVGVIYTFPIIVYYLIKMNKKVAINILSSVLIVLPWALWSYSHFQTPFVSHSAYLLPQMGSNITTFFTRTLPIFFLGSFLPILPLSILGIKKSEKTFLLFGFFVFLSAFVWPVQEARYLLAGYFLLVYLALLYLKDKRKNKVLAFMVIAVLFQFGATVTILKTNVVSYGLLDEAGHWLKDNTDEDSKVMAQSYRQIYYFSHRKTYQIPQDPSMFERTLERCKIEYVVIDSYEKTTPEYAREFFGKLDPLITFKDNYGTVCIYRSPYYNSSKIDN, via the coding sequence ATGCACATCGCAATGACTAGGCATAGGTATATACTAATTTTGATACTTGCATCAGTTATATCTCTTGCTTATTATGTTCCTCACTACGGACTGATATACGACGGCGGTTTATATGCCTCTTTAGGATATTCTTTAGTTAGTGAAAATGGATATTATTTTAATGGCTATCCTGGTGACGTACCACCAATTTTGCCTTTTTTTCTAGCTCTTTTCATAGGGATTTTTGGGGAAAATGGGATATATTTGGTAGTGCCATTATTTTCCATTATTCACACAATTCTTTGTTTTCTCATTTTAGAAAAAAGAGTATCTACGGAATTGAGTTTTTTAGGTTCTTTGTATGTTTTTTTTACACCTATTATTTTTTACGATTCAATTAATGTAATCCGCGAAATACCTTTGTTGACCTTTGTCATGGCATCTTATTTGGTCTTTTTATGGAAAGATGATTCATACAAGAAACATGCCTTATTAGGCATTCTAAGCGGAATAGCATTCTTAACAAAATCAGTTGGTGTGATATATACATTTCCTATCATTGTATATTATTTGATCAAAATGAACAAAAAAGTTGCAATTAACATATTGTCTTCAGTATTGATTGTACTCCCATGGGCATTATGGTCTTATTCTCATTTTCAGACCCCATTTGTTTCTCATTCTGCTTACCTATTGCCACAAATGGGCTCAAATATCACTACATTTTTCACGAGAACCTTGCCCATATTCTTCTTAGGCTCATTTTTGCCCATATTGCCTCTTTCAATTTTAGGCATAAAAAAATCAGAGAAAACATTTCTATTATTTGGATTTTTCGTATTTTTATCTGCCTTTGTATGGCCTGTTCAAGAGGCAAGATATCTTCTCGCAGGATATTTTCTTCTAGTTTATTTGGCATTGTTATATCTTAAAGATAAGAGAAAAAATAAAGTTTTAGCCTTCATGGTAATAGCGGTATTGTTCCAGTTTGGTGCAACTGTTACCATTTTAAAAACTAATGTTGTTTCCTATGGCCTTCTGGATGAAGCTGGGCATTGGCTTAAAGATAACACAGATGAGGATTCAAAAGTGATGGCACAATCATATAGGCAAATATACTATTTTTCCCACAGGAAAACTTATCAAATACCCCAAGATCCATCAATGTTTGAAAGGACCCTCGAACGTTGTAAAATAGAATATGTTGTCATTGATTCCTATGAAAAAACAACTCCCGAATACGCAAGAGAATTTTTTGGCAAATTAGATCCATTGATCACTTTCAAGGATAATTACGGAACCGTCTGTATCTACAGATCCCCTTATTACAACTCTAGTAAAATTGACAACTAA
- a CDS encoding UbiA family prenyltransferase: protein MTYRAIIYNSATLNAPKNILQFLFGVIIYASLTGDYNLLKIVLGASGLSLGLGAIYLFNDLTDYEDDKKNSMKISWKAIANGSISIQTAKYLIIVLSVLGTTLSFLAGMRFFGIFAAVIALNLLYSYPSIRLKNHKNSGLMLITAIQILKFSSGWFLFTSSFNGFTFPFVISLSIGYSLLFLYYKNNTANAKEIIKENKLRVFPLSLLLVGFLLASFFMYAFPVVFILILAMSVPTILFYNLSKDYLGTKVNFAFMYAGLIIILLSFVLLSSPTVTATNDTILIYSSQIKEIIRQAI, encoded by the coding sequence ATGACTTATAGGGCAATTATTTATAATTCTGCCACTCTTAACGCCCCTAAGAATATCCTTCAGTTTCTGTTTGGAGTTATTATATATGCGAGTTTAACTGGTGACTATAATTTACTAAAAATAGTGCTAGGAGCGTCAGGATTGTCCTTGGGCCTAGGGGCAATATATCTGTTTAATGATCTTACTGATTATGAAGATGATAAAAAGAATTCGATGAAAATATCTTGGAAAGCTATAGCCAATGGAAGTATATCAATTCAGACGGCTAAGTACCTTATTATTGTATTATCAGTATTAGGAACAACATTATCATTTTTGGCAGGAATGAGATTTTTTGGCATATTTGCAGCAGTAATTGCATTAAATCTTCTATACTCCTACCCATCAATAAGACTCAAAAATCACAAAAATAGCGGTTTGATGCTAATTACAGCTATACAGATACTAAAGTTTTCTAGCGGTTGGTTCCTTTTTACAAGTAGTTTCAATGGATTCACCTTTCCATTTGTTATCTCATTATCAATAGGATACTCGCTTCTATTCTTATATTACAAGAATAACACTGCCAATGCTAAAGAAATAATTAAAGAAAACAAGCTAAGGGTATTCCCGCTTTCATTATTACTAGTAGGATTCTTACTAGCATCCTTCTTCATGTATGCATTTCCTGTGGTGTTCATATTAATACTAGCTATGTCAGTGCCAACAATCTTGTTTTACAATCTATCTAAGGATTACTTAGGGACAAAGGTAAACTTTGCTTTTATGTATGCAGGACTTATCATTATCCTGTTATCTTTTGTTTTGCTTTCATCCCCTACTGTTACAGCAACAAATGATACAATTTTAATATATTCAAGCCAAATCAAAGAAATAATAAGGCAAGCTATTTGA
- a CDS encoding PHP domain-containing protein: MEKIKLDFHIHSYYSPDGNMKPKDILETAMYKGLDVISVTDHNSTKGGIETRDYAEKKDLSIKVIVGQEVKTLSGEIIVLNLEEEIPKNMTLEETITYGKKGFLIAPHPFDKFRKGIGDDLDSINEKIDAIEIFNSRTLLSAHNRLAEAYAKSNNIPGIAGSDSHFSEELGSSYFILESKRTTPSIFKNIKEGKISIHGRQTGVKPHLKTSMIPFFK, encoded by the coding sequence ATGGAGAAAATAAAACTTGATTTTCATATCCATTCTTATTATTCTCCCGATGGAAATATGAAGCCTAAAGATATTCTTGAAACTGCAATGTATAAAGGTCTTGATGTCATTTCTGTTACGGATCACAATTCTACAAAAGGCGGTATTGAAACAAGAGATTACGCTGAAAAAAAGGACCTTTCCATAAAAGTCATAGTCGGCCAAGAAGTAAAAACACTTTCAGGAGAGATTATTGTACTAAATCTTGAAGAAGAAATTCCTAAGAACATGACTTTAGAAGAAACTATTACATACGGAAAAAAAGGCTTTTTGATAGCCCCGCACCCTTTTGATAAATTTAGAAAAGGCATTGGGGATGATCTAGATTCCATTAATGAAAAAATTGATGCCATCGAAATTTTTAATAGTAGAACTCTTTTATCTGCCCACAATAGACTTGCAGAGGCCTATGCAAAGAGTAATAATATTCCAGGAATAGCGGGATCAGATTCTCATTTTTCAGAAGAGCTTGGTTCCTCTTATTTTATTCTAGAATCTAAAAGGACAACACCTTCTATATTTAAAAATATAAAAGAAGGAAAAATATCTATCCATGGCAGACAAACTGGGGTTAAACCCCATTTGAAGACCAGCATGATCCCATTTTTCAAATAG
- a CDS encoding response regulator, translating into MLKVLVVEDEVELLELYDLILSKDYIVFTTESGREAIEIFDRENPEVIIVDIRLPDVSGVEVTKHAKAKNPNVAVIGVSAYRERFKEAIDAGAATVIQKPFLVKQIHKVIQDVLEGKQ; encoded by the coding sequence ATGCTAAAGGTACTTGTTGTAGAAGACGAAGTTGAACTTCTTGAATTATACGATCTAATTCTTAGTAAAGACTATATTGTGTTTACTACTGAGAGTGGTAGAGAAGCTATTGAGATTTTTGATAGAGAAAATCCAGAAGTTATTATTGTGGACATAAGACTTCCAGATGTATCTGGAGTTGAAGTTACTAAACATGCCAAAGCAAAAAATCCAAATGTTGCTGTAATAGGTGTATCTGCATACAGAGAAAGATTCAAAGAAGCAATTGATGCTGGAGCTGCAACTGTTATCCAAAAACCTTTCCTCGTTAAGCAGATTCATAAAGTAATCCAAGATGTTCTTGAGGGTAAACAGTAA
- a CDS encoding acetate uptake transporter: protein MMSEKIANPGPLGLAAFGLTTLILNFVNAEIIPAESIGMVLPMGIFYGGACQVYAGMWEMKKGNTFGATAFTSYGAFWLGLALMFLLQFSGAIAPVPKAGLAVFLGAWGLFTAYMTVATLKKNKALQVVFISLTILFFLLAIGQFNHTVHTIAGYEGIFTALAALYLSAAEVINETYGREILPIGQ from the coding sequence ATTATGTCAGAGAAAATTGCTAATCCAGGCCCACTAGGGCTTGCTGCGTTTGGGTTGACCACCCTTATTTTGAATTTTGTCAATGCAGAGATTATTCCTGCTGAAAGTATAGGAATGGTTTTACCGATGGGTATATTTTATGGTGGAGCATGTCAAGTATATGCAGGTATGTGGGAAATGAAAAAAGGTAACACATTTGGTGCCACTGCGTTCACCTCATACGGTGCCTTTTGGCTTGGTCTCGCACTAATGTTTTTACTTCAATTTTCAGGTGCAATAGCGCCAGTACCCAAGGCAGGACTTGCCGTATTTCTAGGTGCGTGGGGTCTTTTCACTGCCTATATGACAGTAGCTACTCTAAAGAAAAATAAAGCATTGCAGGTAGTATTCATTTCCTTGACAATTCTTTTCTTTCTGTTAGCCATAGGACAATTTAATCACACTGTGCACACAATAGCAGGGTATGAAGGAATATTTACTGCATTGGCGGCGTTATACTTATCTGCAGCAGAAGTAATCAATGAAACATACGGTAGAGAAATTCTTCCAATTGGTCAATAA
- a CDS encoding C/D box methylation guide ribonucleoprotein complex aNOP56 subunit (functions along with aFIB and aL7a; guides 2'-O-methylation of ribose to specific sites in RNAs): MFICVNVNGIYLVDNKGKINDFEAFSKNTKSSVKSLIKLENGKLPFELKKILERNSGSSFFSEYELRDKNLFQFIFPNEGGISFREHHIDNLEKAMINEDEYRIKQKSILQELARMKVTSLLGEKDKLIIHAVYSLNEFDETINLFLERIREWYSIHFPESVSAIPDNKNLIEFIIKIGNKAHYLEKKSLLSFESTLNNEIIERSLGVELSDEDLSQIKQIAELIDILYTKKEILETYITNLVNEVAPNTSIVATPIIAAKLISHAGGLKNLSGKPSSTIQLMGAEKALFRHLKTGADPPKYGIILQNPEISKAPWWQKGKIARTLASKIAIAARVDNASGEFIGDALRDDLLKRVSEIGRKYPNAPPKKEKQMTRKFDSRPQKKFEKSKFKKGKF, from the coding sequence ATGTTTATTTGTGTTAACGTAAATGGCATTTACCTTGTGGATAACAAAGGCAAGATTAATGATTTTGAAGCATTTTCTAAGAATACAAAATCTTCAGTTAAATCACTCATAAAACTTGAAAATGGTAAACTTCCTTTTGAATTGAAAAAAATCCTGGAAAGAAATTCTGGCTCATCTTTTTTCTCAGAATATGAATTAAGAGACAAAAATTTATTTCAGTTCATATTTCCTAATGAAGGCGGAATATCATTTAGGGAACACCATATTGACAACCTAGAAAAAGCCATGATTAATGAAGACGAATACCGAATAAAACAAAAATCTATTCTCCAAGAATTAGCAAGAATGAAAGTCACAAGTCTCTTAGGAGAAAAAGACAAACTTATTATTCATGCAGTGTATTCACTTAATGAATTTGATGAAACAATCAATCTATTTCTTGAGCGAATTAGAGAATGGTACTCAATACATTTTCCTGAATCAGTTTCGGCCATTCCAGATAACAAGAATCTTATTGAATTTATTATTAAAATAGGCAACAAGGCACATTACCTAGAAAAAAAGAGTTTACTATCCTTTGAATCTACACTTAATAATGAAATAATTGAGAGGTCGCTTGGAGTTGAATTATCTGATGAGGATCTATCGCAAATAAAACAGATTGCAGAGCTAATCGATATCCTATATACCAAGAAGGAAATTCTAGAAACTTATATTACAAACCTAGTAAATGAAGTTGCACCAAATACTTCTATCGTTGCAACTCCGATTATTGCTGCAAAACTTATCTCTCATGCTGGCGGTCTAAAAAATCTATCTGGTAAGCCATCTTCAACTATACAGTTGATGGGAGCAGAAAAGGCTCTTTTCAGGCATTTAAAGACTGGCGCAGACCCGCCTAAATATGGAATAATACTTCAAAATCCAGAAATTAGTAAGGCTCCATGGTGGCAAAAAGGGAAGATTGCAAGAACTCTTGCATCAAAAATAGCCATTGCAGCTAGGGTTGACAATGCGAGCGGAGAATTTATCGGTGACGCACTTAGAGATGATTTACTGAAAAGAGTATCAGAAATTGGAAGAAAATACCCCAATGCACCGCCTAAAAAAGAAAAACAAATGACGAGGAAGTTTGATAGCAGGCCTCAAAAGAAATTTGAAAAATCCAAATTTAAAAAAGGAAAATTTTAA
- a CDS encoding cyclophilin-like fold protein — translation MQIKIKTDKFEFKAILDESETAKAIYESLPLKAKGFRWGGEIYFSIPVHVEYENPKEIVNKGDLAFWPQGDAFCIFFGKTPASLEKEIRPASAVNIFGKIDGALDNLNLVKDGETILVERD, via the coding sequence ATGCAAATAAAGATTAAAACTGATAAATTTGAGTTCAAAGCAATATTAGACGAATCAGAAACAGCAAAAGCTATTTATGAATCGCTCCCATTAAAAGCTAAAGGATTTAGATGGGGCGGAGAAATCTATTTTTCAATTCCCGTTCACGTTGAATATGAAAATCCAAAAGAAATTGTAAATAAAGGGGATTTGGCATTCTGGCCACAAGGGGATGCTTTTTGTATCTTCTTTGGAAAAACTCCTGCTTCTCTAGAAAAAGAAATTAGGCCTGCAAGCGCAGTTAATATTTTTGGAAAAATTGATGGCGCTTTAGATAATCTAAATCTTGTAAAAGACGGGGAAACTATCCTAGTAGAACGAGATTAA
- a CDS encoding mRNA surveillance protein pelota codes for MKIIHRELDKGILKIRVDNADDLWHLSHIIESGDLLFGKTYRKEMKKGDKIRSEKLERIPVKLEIRIEKVEFSKDVMRLRATGIITQGEEAGSYHTFNIEEDSTLTITKKWKNHQLERLERAIKDTLTPKILIVCIEEGDAEFGIIAQYGVDFPVSVSKSIAGKHEISSRDKDKREFFAETSSKILEIIEKYNLKTVIVAGPGFYKDEFMNYVKEYKSEIINNIITENVSTGGRAGVYECVKRGILEKAQKDLRISLETSAVERLFEGIIKNEGVYGIKAIEKALEYGAVNELLIVDHFLRKNEFEEITEKSREQRATIHVISSEHDAGKKLEGIGGIGAILRFKIDGL; via the coding sequence ATGAAAATAATCCACAGAGAACTTGACAAAGGAATACTGAAGATAAGGGTAGATAATGCTGACGATCTTTGGCACCTATCCCACATAATAGAAAGCGGGGATCTCCTATTCGGTAAAACTTACCGAAAAGAGATGAAAAAAGGTGACAAAATAAGAAGTGAAAAACTTGAGAGAATCCCAGTAAAACTCGAGATAAGGATTGAAAAAGTCGAATTCTCAAAAGATGTGATGAGGCTTAGGGCAACTGGGATAATAACGCAAGGAGAAGAAGCTGGCAGTTATCACACTTTTAATATAGAAGAAGACTCTACGTTGACAATTACAAAAAAATGGAAAAATCACCAGTTAGAACGGCTAGAGAGGGCGATAAAGGATACATTAACTCCGAAGATTCTAATCGTATGTATAGAAGAAGGTGATGCAGAATTTGGCATTATTGCTCAATATGGGGTGGATTTTCCAGTTTCAGTTTCTAAAAGCATAGCCGGAAAACATGAAATATCCTCTAGAGATAAAGACAAACGTGAATTTTTTGCAGAAACTTCTTCTAAGATACTTGAAATAATAGAAAAATATAATCTAAAGACTGTTATTGTAGCGGGGCCTGGATTTTACAAGGACGAGTTCATGAATTATGTCAAAGAGTACAAATCTGAAATTATAAATAACATAATAACTGAAAATGTGTCAACCGGTGGCAGAGCTGGAGTTTATGAGTGTGTAAAAAGAGGGATACTTGAAAAGGCCCAAAAAGATCTTAGGATATCCCTTGAAACTAGTGCAGTTGAAAGATTATTCGAAGGAATAATAAAAAATGAAGGCGTTTATGGGATAAAAGCCATTGAAAAGGCTTTAGAATATGGTGCAGTGAATGAACTCTTGATAGTTGATCACTTTCTTAGAAAAAATGAATTTGAAGAAATAACTGAAAAATCCAGAGAACAACGAGCGACTATACATGTTATTTCGAGTGAACATGATGCTGGAAAAAAATTGGAAGGTATCGGCGGGATCGGAGCTATTTTAAGATTTAAGATCGATGGGCTCTAA
- the pssA gene encoding CDP-diacylglycerol--serine O-phosphatidyltransferase has translation MTENDIMNRPGITTFVSLPDIFTLTNGTLGFLAIYFILIGNLLLASRIVFLCIFFDSFDGFLARRNNNCAEFGKTLDSLSDIISFGIVPSFIFIDYGNNTLLGILIGAIYVISGLLRLSRFNALNSQEYFGLPITMGAIFVTLLFLAGIPFYLFAILLLATSILFISNFKIIRPSNNGKSLVIFSTIFVFISLIPYPPIRIVSRLLLILLPSIFLLYLFRAHRS, from the coding sequence TTGACTGAAAATGATATCATGAATAGACCTGGGATAACGACCTTTGTTTCTTTGCCAGATATTTTTACACTCACGAATGGAACTTTGGGGTTTTTGGCCATATATTTTATACTTATTGGGAATCTATTGCTTGCATCTAGAATTGTTTTTTTGTGCATCTTTTTTGATAGTTTTGATGGATTTTTAGCCAGGAGAAATAATAATTGTGCCGAGTTTGGTAAGACTCTTGATTCATTATCGGATATAATCTCATTTGGCATAGTCCCCTCTTTTATTTTCATTGACTATGGAAATAATACTTTATTGGGTATATTGATCGGGGCAATCTATGTTATATCTGGATTATTAAGGCTTTCAAGATTCAATGCATTAAATTCTCAAGAATATTTTGGCCTTCCCATTACTATGGGGGCGATCTTTGTTACTTTGTTATTTCTAGCAGGCATTCCTTTTTACTTATTCGCTATACTATTACTGGCGACATCTATCCTATTTATCTCAAATTTTAAAATTATAAGACCTTCAAATAACGGAAAATCTTTAGTGATATTCAGCACGATATTTGTCTTTATTTCTCTAATCCCTTATCCGCCCATTAGAATAGTATCAAGATTATTACTAATTTTATTGCCTTCTATTTTCTTACTTTATTTATTTAGAGCCCATCGATCTTAA
- a CDS encoding Lrp/AsnC family transcriptional regulator, whose amino-acid sequence MDELDKKIISELNKDSRLSFRELSKNLNIAVGTISHRIKKMEEDGIIKGYIPVVEPSKAGYDFIAVINVTIKRGKLQDVASLLDKFNNIVSIYNVTGNYDAVIIARFKNRGQLNNFVKELQTFENVDKTNTSLVLNTIKEDIRVKFD is encoded by the coding sequence ATGGACGAACTTGATAAAAAGATAATATCTGAACTCAATAAAGACTCAAGACTTTCTTTTAGAGAATTATCAAAAAATCTTAACATCGCAGTAGGAACAATTTCACACAGAATAAAAAAGATGGAAGAAGATGGGATTATTAAAGGTTATATCCCGGTTGTAGAACCATCAAAGGCCGGCTATGACTTTATTGCAGTTATTAATGTCACAATAAAGAGGGGCAAACTACAAGATGTTGCTTCCCTTCTTGATAAATTCAATAACATAGTTTCTATTTACAATGTAACGGGAAATTATGATGCCGTTATTATTGCCCGATTCAAAAACAGGGGGCAACTTAATAATTTTGTTAAAGAACTTCAAACTTTTGAAAACGTCGATAAAACTAATACATCACTTGTATTAAACACAATAAAAGAAGATATCCGTGTGAAATTTGACTGA